A genomic region of Alnus glutinosa chromosome 11, dhAlnGlut1.1, whole genome shotgun sequence contains the following coding sequences:
- the LOC133881691 gene encoding uncharacterized protein LOC133881691 produces the protein MGKVERKEAPITFQNNLEPFLGNENNTTRPTFFNRITIKPSQLVRISWMIELLWAIEWKPSGLHCMSLLEPWYQEDVKQRVRGEESGGSVSEGDVSIAEEEENEEEKEEESSG, from the exons ATGGGAAAGGTAGAAAGGAAGGAGG CCCCTATCACATTCCAGAACAACCTGGAACCATTTTTGGGAAATGAAAACAATACAACTAGACCCACGTTCTTCAACAGAATTACAATTAAACCTTCACAGCTGGTGCGCATCTCCTGGATGATTGAACTTCTCTGGGCAATTGAATGGAAGCCAAGTGGTCTTCATTGCATGAGTCTCCTTGAGCCCTGGTATCAAG AAGATGTGAAGCAAAGGGTAAGAGGTGAAGAGAGTGGCGGTTCTGTATCAGAAGGAGATGTCAGCATtgcagaggaagaagagaatgaagaagaaaaagaagaggagagtAGTGGATGA
- the LOC133881690 gene encoding protein FAR1-RELATED SEQUENCE 5-like, which translates to MNLSQSALISQCEDNWSLTHEQPDDVVPIEMDPQNDENETVADEQLKDSVDNCRSKLKLKLIDEVKNVKEPKDGMLFGSIEELLEYYRNYAKQEGFGVVQKKKKKYENGDVHYITLACARQGNAPSSSSNSLCKPSKTSKTGCKATLNATLVGTTWYVTNVNLGHNHDLSPGKARYFRCNKKLDPPTKRKLDIDDRAGIRTNKISNSLAVGEKDCHNYIAKSRHLRLGIGGAAALRDYFNRMRKVNDDFYFDMDVDDDCRLKNVFWADARSRASYEDFGDVVTFDTTYLTNKYEMPFVPFVGVNHHGQSILLGAALISSEDTSTFVWVFEAWLKCMKGRAPMAIITYQDMAIKSAINKVFPNARHRFCLWHILKKLSEKFRSHSQYNAIKSDIRNCVYDSQTCDEFDASWQSLLECYNLEDNAWLRGLYSERTFWVPVYLKGVFWAGMTTTQRSESMNGFFDGYVQSSTSLKEFVDRYDDALHKKVENENVADFNSFNATISCVSRFPLEKQFQKIYTHAKLKEVQKEITEIMYCSCSLLKSEGGISTYQVMERVETNDAYMKKVRFTVYYNEPSCEVNCSCCWFESRGILCRHAISVLTKFEDVELLPEKYFLNRWRKDLKRLYKFIKSSYDPLSDSPTADRYAELCKNMCALAAIAAPNVDHYTEVQNHVAMLTKKLSGQSPPSQSPPSAKTDR; encoded by the exons ATGAACTTGTCACAATCGGCCTTGATTTCCCAATGTGAAGATAATTGGTCGTTGACACATGAACAACCTGATGATGTTGTGCCCATCGaaatggaccctcaaaatg ATGAAAATGAAACTGTAGCTGATGAACAGTTGAAAGATAGTGTTGACAATTGTCGTTCCAagctcaagctcaagctcaTAGATGAAGTTAAAAATGTTAAGGAACCTAAGGACGGTATGCTATTTGGCTCCATAGAGGAACTTCTTGAATATTATAGAAATTATGCAAAGCAagagggttttggtgtggtacaaaagaagaaaaaaaagtatgaaaatggaGATGTACATTACATCACTCTAGCATGTGCTCGTCAAGGCAACGCACCATCCAGCTCTAGTAATAGCCTTTGCAAGCCTagtaaaacaagcaaaacagGGTGCAAGGCTACTTTGAATGCAACGTTAGTGGGTACAACGTGGTATGTGACTAATGTAAATCTAGGGCATAATCATGATTTAAGCCCAGGTAAAGCGAGATATTTTAGATGCAACAAGAAGTTGGATCCTCCTACGAAGAGAAAGCTTGATATAGATGATAGAGCTGGAATCCGTACGAATAAGATCTCTAACTCTCTAGCcgttggagagaaagattgtcATAATTATATTGCGAAGTCAAGACATCTTCGCCTTGGCATAGGAGGTGCTGCAGCACTTCGTGACTACTTCAATAGAATGCGGAAAGTGAATGATGATTTCTATTTTGATATGGACGTGGATGATGACTGTAggttgaaaaatgtgttttgggctgatgcacgaaGTAGGGCATCATATGAAGATTTCGGGGATGTGGTTACATTTGACACGACATACTTGACCAACAAATACGAAATGCCATTTGTCCCTTTTGTGGGAGTAaatcatcatggtcaatcaATTCTTTTAGGGGCGGCATTAATTTCAAGTGAGGATACATCGacatttgtttgggtttttgagGCATGGTTGAAATGCATGAAGGGCCGAGCGCCAATGGCAATTATAACGTATCAAGATATGGCCATAAAAAGTGCAATTAATAAGGTTTTCCCAAATGCTCgacatagattttgtttatggcacATACTGAAAAAACTTTCAGAAAAATTTAGATCACATTCACAGTACAATGCCATTAAGAGTGACATACGAAATTGTGTGTATGATTCTCAGACATGTGACGAGTTTGATGCAAGTTGGCAGAGTCTACTTGAGTGTTATAATCTGGAGGATAATGCATGGCTGCGTGGTTTATACAGTGAACGGACTTTTTGGGTACCGGTATATTTGAAGGGCGTATTTTGGGCCGGCATGACTACCACACAACGGAGTGAGAGTATGAATGgattttttgatggttatgtaCAGTCCTCCACCTCTTTGAAGGAATTTGTAGATCGATACGATGACGCTTTGCATAAAAAAGTTGAGAATgagaatgttgctgatttcaacTCTTTTAATGCAACGATTTCATGTGTAAGCAGGTTTCCCCTTGAGaagcaatttcaaaaaatttacacCCATGCAAAGTTAAAAGAAGTTCAAAAGGAGATTACAGAGATTATGTATTGTAGTTGCTCTCTTTTAAAAAGTGAAGGTGGAATTAGTACCTATCAAGTGATGGAACGAGTAGAAACTAATGATGCCTACATGAAAAAAGTACGCTTTACTGTTTACTATAATGAACCTTCATGTGAAGTGAACTGCAGTTGTTGTTGGTTTGAATCAAGAGGAATTTTGTGCAGACATGCCATATCTGTACTCACCAAatttgaagatgtggaattgttgccggaaaaatattttctaaaccGATGGAGGAAGGATTTGAAGCGACTATATAAGTTTATTAAAAGTAGTTATGATCCCTTGAGTGACAGTCCTACTGCAGATCGATATGCTGAATTGTGCAAAAACATGTGCGCGTTAGCCGCAATCGCAGCACCAAACGTGGACCATTACACGGAAGTGCAAAATCATGTTGCTATGTTAACTAAGAAATTAAGTGGTCAAAGTCCACCTTCTCAATCACCTCCAAGCGCAAAAACAG ATCGCTAG